From a single Nicotiana tabacum cultivar K326 chromosome 8, ASM71507v2, whole genome shotgun sequence genomic region:
- the LOC107759236 gene encoding uncharacterized protein LOC107759236: MTIDKRSMQSNLDSFLNCTTPLVPSQFLAKSETRNLNRLWHPKEKEEIEYFTLADLWNCYDEWSAYGAGVPIKLDSGETLVQYYVPYLSAIQIFTSSSSVSILRVENESVWETRDSFSDSLSDESESEKLSRWDGCSSDEGLFDQDSNLQMNGRLGYLYYQYFERSSPYGRVPLVDKISSLAERHPGLMSLRSVDLSPASWMSVAWYPIYHIPMGKTIKDLSTCFLTFHTLSSSFQDMDLEDSMEKGIRKGNGGETIPLSPFGLATYKMQGNVWISDRSGRDQERLVSLLSVADSWLKQLGVQHHDFNYFLGIGRG; this comes from the exons ATGACTATTGATAAACGTTCAATGCAATCAAATCTTGATTCTTTCTTGAATTGCACTACCCCATTAGTACCATCCCAGTTTCTTGCCAAG AGTGAAACTAGAAACCTTAATAGGCTTTGGCATCCTAAAGAAAAGGAAGAGATTGAATACTTTACATTGGCTGATTTATGGAATTGTTATGATGAATGGAGTGCTTATGGTGCTGGAGTTCCTATTAAATTGGATAGTGGTGAAACTTTAGTCCAATATTATGTGCCTTATCTTTCAGCTATCCAAATTTTCACCAGCAGTTCATCTGTAAGCATTTTAAG GGTGGAGAACGAGTCTGTTTGGGAGACAAGGGATTCTtttagtgattcattgagtgatGAGAGTGAGAGTGAAAAGCTATCAAGATGGGATGGTTGTTCCTCAGACGAAGGTTTATTTGATCAAGATAGCAACTTGCAAATGAATGGTAGATTGGGTTACCTTTATTATCAATACTTTGAGAGATCTTCTCCATATGGAAGAGTACCTCTGGTGGATAAG ATCAGTAGCTTAGCTGAAAGACACCCTGGACTAATGTCATTGAGAAGTGTAGATCTTTCACCAGCAAGTTGGATGTCAGTTGCTTG GTACCCTATCTATCACATTCCCATGGGAAAAACCATTAAGGACTTGTCTACATGCTTCCTCACATTCCacactctttcttcttctttccaag ATATGGACCTTGAAGATAGCATGGAGAAAGGTATTAGGAAAGGAAACGGAGGGGAAACGATCCCGCTTTCACCTTTCGGTTTGGCAACTTACAAGATGCAGGGTAATGTGTGGATTTCGGACAGGAGTGGAAGGGACCAAGAGAGGCTAGTGTCCCTATTAAGCGTGGCTGATTCATGGCTAAAGCAATTAGGGGTCCAACACCATGATTTTAACTACTTCTTGGGCATTGGTCGTGGCTAA